A stretch of the Mesorhizobium sp. Pch-S genome encodes the following:
- a CDS encoding flagellar hook-length control protein FliK: MTASVGQNFPGIALPRSGNQPSTGKTGEDGPAFDDLLAHREATGKDKTAQRGSGSSHWEKIRGDFNFNGRDRIAAPADDLAREIDNEGGKEESGDKTSSDTQEQAAGNRIPLFLNLHGLGRQQSDNQEKQSEPDTADAEADLPSADKAKRATVLQGTDDTGTRSGDEKPSPKIHIDQSAATRPVRGATTPASTPDNIASAQDAAISAGSTNEEAVPGDNAAMPAEPLKSGISGRASNDALKQSGASRATVSAEQNFPAPALQNVSQAARDVIDAIAGNAAPARAASAAATAIQNGSPVAVPAHILKIELHPAELGAVTANLRLAGEQLSIELKPDTYEAHRRLSSDSEAIVKSLKSLGFDIDKVTILQPSIASTPAARADAPQTGTSLGRDQSSFQPGNSSGNGDGTNGQSGRNRGDDRQPEQRSAPPSQDRSGRGLFI; this comes from the coding sequence ATGACTGCAAGTGTAGGCCAGAACTTTCCAGGCATCGCGTTGCCACGGTCCGGCAACCAGCCGTCGACTGGCAAGACCGGCGAAGATGGTCCTGCCTTCGACGATTTGCTTGCTCACCGGGAAGCGACAGGCAAAGACAAGACCGCTCAACGTGGATCTGGCAGCTCGCATTGGGAAAAGATCCGCGGTGATTTCAACTTCAACGGCCGCGATCGTATCGCTGCACCCGCAGACGATCTCGCAAGGGAGATCGACAATGAAGGTGGCAAAGAAGAGTCAGGCGACAAGACGTCATCCGACACCCAGGAGCAGGCGGCAGGCAACCGCATACCGTTGTTCCTGAATCTGCACGGTCTGGGTCGACAGCAATCGGACAATCAGGAGAAGCAATCCGAACCGGACACAGCCGATGCCGAAGCTGATCTTCCATCCGCAGACAAGGCAAAGCGCGCGACGGTCTTGCAGGGAACAGATGACACCGGAACGAGATCTGGCGATGAGAAGCCATCGCCAAAGATCCATATCGACCAATCGGCGGCAACTCGTCCCGTAAGGGGCGCAACAACCCCTGCCAGCACGCCGGACAACATCGCGTCCGCGCAGGACGCTGCCATATCGGCCGGTTCAACGAACGAAGAGGCCGTGCCGGGCGACAATGCAGCCATGCCAGCCGAACCGTTGAAGAGCGGGATCAGCGGTCGGGCTTCGAACGATGCGCTCAAGCAGTCAGGTGCCTCACGCGCAACGGTCTCGGCCGAGCAGAATTTTCCGGCGCCAGCTCTTCAAAACGTCAGCCAGGCTGCGCGCGACGTCATCGATGCGATTGCAGGCAACGCCGCACCAGCAAGGGCCGCGTCAGCAGCCGCTACAGCCATTCAAAACGGCTCGCCTGTTGCAGTTCCGGCACACATATTGAAGATCGAATTGCATCCGGCGGAGCTCGGGGCTGTCACCGCCAACCTTCGTCTCGCCGGCGAGCAACTGTCGATTGAATTGAAGCCCGATACCTACGAAGCACACCGTCGATTGAGCTCCGACAGCGAGGCGATTGTGAAGTCGCTGAAATCACTCGGATTCGACATCGACAAGGTAACGATCTTACAACCTTCGATAGCATCAACACCGGCTGCGCGGGCGGACGCACCGCAAACAGGAACGTCACTCGGGCGGGATCAATCGTCCTTCCAGCCAGGCAATTCCAGCGGGAACGGTGATGGCACAAACGGGCAGTCAGGAAGGAACCGTGGTGATGACAGGCAACCTGAGCAGCGTTCAGCGCCGCCTTCTCAGGACCGCTCTGGCCGCGGCCTGTTTATCTAG
- a CDS encoding chemotaxis protein MotC yields MTRAARILGSALLGLGVTTSALAQDPLQPYQMVRSLQLVQDRLASGDHAALPMQNKLLEMADARFRASKPDDFKEPRNLRALLVYGMSGGNPATVRSAAGRVQLDPTNQAIVDGILDYLGGQPGPAIAALQPIDPMTLSPDVGAFVALIKGSLLAIDDPVQALTLLDQARLLSPGTLVEEAALRRSVAIATTNGDAARFAQASTQYVERYLLSPYAAQFADSFVAGVVTLHMALSQDKLADITSMMDTERERVIYLRIARRAAIDGLNDLSAFASTKAIPQDKGATQADDPRAELYASLSSITSATVDDIRAKLKTIDRSRLSPSDRSLLDAAQQITQEVVAPPIPAVFDRPPSTPAGPESKSPESKSNVAAREKAGTADDPAGEARTAPAQDDGSDLPPVEDAISERPATETAAKAAETPLPASQDAAIQPPPAAILPASANAGSDTTDAAIADTKRKLDKIDLLLGASPQ; encoded by the coding sequence ATGACCCGCGCAGCGCGCATCCTTGGGTCAGCTCTGCTTGGGTTGGGCGTAACCACGTCCGCCCTCGCCCAGGATCCGTTGCAGCCCTATCAGATGGTGCGCTCGCTCCAGCTCGTGCAGGACAGGTTGGCGTCGGGCGACCACGCCGCGCTGCCGATGCAGAACAAGCTGCTCGAAATGGCTGACGCCCGTTTTCGTGCGTCGAAACCCGACGATTTCAAGGAACCCAGGAACCTGCGTGCGCTGCTCGTCTACGGCATGAGCGGCGGAAACCCGGCAACCGTCAGAAGTGCAGCCGGACGTGTCCAGCTCGATCCGACCAACCAGGCGATCGTCGATGGCATTCTGGATTACCTCGGCGGCCAGCCAGGGCCTGCCATTGCGGCATTGCAACCGATCGATCCGATGACGTTGTCGCCTGATGTCGGCGCTTTCGTCGCCCTGATCAAGGGATCTCTGTTGGCGATCGACGATCCTGTTCAGGCGCTGACACTGCTCGATCAGGCCAGGCTGCTCAGCCCCGGCACGCTGGTGGAGGAGGCCGCATTGCGCCGTTCAGTGGCGATTGCCACGACCAATGGTGACGCGGCCCGCTTTGCGCAGGCCTCTACCCAATATGTCGAACGCTACCTGCTTTCTCCCTACGCCGCCCAATTCGCCGACAGCTTTGTCGCCGGCGTGGTGACACTGCACATGGCGCTGAGCCAGGACAAGCTGGCTGACATCACTTCAATGATGGACACGGAGCGAGAGCGGGTCATCTATCTGCGTATCGCGCGCCGCGCCGCCATCGATGGATTGAATGACCTGTCTGCCTTCGCATCCACGAAGGCCATTCCCCAGGACAAGGGCGCGACGCAAGCGGATGATCCGCGCGCCGAACTCTACGCCAGCCTGTCCAGCATCACCTCGGCTACAGTCGATGACATTCGCGCCAAGCTGAAGACGATCGATCGCAGCCGGTTGTCGCCGAGTGACCGTTCGTTGCTCGATGCGGCCCAGCAGATCACACAGGAAGTCGTGGCCCCCCCGATACCGGCAGTCTTCGATAGACCGCCTTCAACGCCCGCCGGGCCGGAGTCGAAGTCGCCAGAGTCGAAGTCTAACGTCGCTGCACGAGAAAAGGCTGGGACAGCAGACGATCCGGCCGGCGAAGCGCGTACAGCGCCTGCTCAGGACGACGGTTCAGATCTTCCTCCGGTCGAGGACGCCATATCAGAGCGGCCCGCAACCGAAACGGCGGCGAAAGCGGCGGAGACACCGCTTCCTGCATCTCAGGATGCAGCGATCCAGCCGCCACCTGCGGCCATCTTGCCTGCATCCGCGAATGCTGGCTCGGACACAACCGATGCCGCCATCGCGGATACCAAACGTAAACTCGACAAGATCGACCTTCTGCTGGGAGCCTCGCCTCAATGA
- a CDS encoding MotB family protein, translating into MSTTEGADHRQEIIIVRRNHDDHDDGHHGGVWKIAFADFMTAMMCFFLVMWLINAANEQTRAAVASYFNPVPLIDRSASRKGLQDIGDGPDEPGYTSNDPVEGTAKQGHNGKGNPGSAQEQQSGQNAKEDKAEEAKNADEKLFADPYAVLAEIAAETGTRQNVSTKGEGGAQTAGPATGASGGDSYRDPFAPDFWSQQISTPLPEASAEAAKPEEQSQQLTKTAARDPQAAEPQVKEQPVGKDQKARTDQSPVKDPSMAKPEAAKENAETAKQDKDPTAATEKAAEEVKKKIAEAFKPGEAIADGVSVEATDKGVVISVTDSFNFGMFEIGSAMPRRELVLAMEKIGRIVKEQKGTVAIQGHTDARPFKGGYDNWRLSTARAHSAYYMLVRGGLDESRIKEVAGFADREPKNKADPLAAVNRRIEILLETGG; encoded by the coding sequence ATGAGTACGACAGAAGGCGCTGATCACAGGCAGGAAATCATTATCGTCCGTCGCAACCACGACGACCATGATGACGGCCACCATGGTGGTGTCTGGAAAATCGCCTTCGCGGATTTCATGACTGCGATGATGTGCTTTTTCCTTGTCATGTGGCTGATCAACGCAGCGAATGAACAGACCAGGGCGGCTGTTGCCTCTTACTTCAACCCGGTTCCGCTGATCGATCGCAGCGCCAGCCGCAAGGGCCTGCAGGATATCGGTGACGGGCCCGACGAACCGGGCTACACCTCCAACGATCCGGTCGAAGGAACCGCCAAGCAGGGTCACAACGGCAAAGGCAATCCCGGCAGCGCGCAGGAACAGCAGAGCGGTCAGAACGCCAAGGAAGACAAGGCCGAAGAGGCCAAGAACGCCGACGAGAAATTGTTCGCTGATCCCTACGCGGTTCTCGCCGAAATCGCTGCCGAGACCGGTACGAGACAGAACGTTAGCACCAAGGGAGAAGGCGGGGCGCAGACGGCTGGCCCGGCCACCGGCGCTTCCGGCGGCGATTCCTACCGCGACCCGTTCGCTCCGGATTTCTGGTCACAACAGATATCGACCCCTCTGCCGGAGGCCAGCGCCGAAGCGGCCAAACCGGAAGAGCAGTCACAGCAGCTGACGAAGACAGCGGCCAGGGATCCGCAAGCCGCCGAGCCGCAGGTCAAGGAACAGCCTGTCGGCAAGGATCAAAAGGCGCGCACGGATCAGAGCCCGGTCAAGGATCCTTCCATGGCCAAGCCGGAGGCTGCCAAGGAAAACGCCGAGACAGCCAAGCAGGACAAGGATCCGACCGCCGCAACGGAAAAGGCGGCCGAGGAGGTGAAGAAGAAGATCGCCGAGGCCTTCAAACCAGGCGAGGCCATTGCCGATGGCGTCAGCGTCGAGGCTACCGACAAGGGTGTCGTGATCTCGGTCACCGACAGCTTCAACTTCGGCATGTTCGAAATTGGCTCGGCAATGCCGCGTCGCGAACTCGTGCTTGCAATGGAAAAGATCGGTCGCATCGTCAAGGAGCAGAAGGGCACGGTTGCCATCCAGGGTCATACCGACGCCCGTCCCTTCAAGGGCGGTTATGACAACTGGCGGCTTTCCACCGCCCGTGCGCATTCGGCCTACTACATGCTGGTGCGTGGTGGCCTGGACGAAAGCCGGATCAAGGAAGTTGCCGGTTTCGCCGACCGCGAGCCGAAGAACAAGGCCGACCCTCTCGCTGCCGTCAACCGGCGCATCGAGATCCTGCTGGAGACGGGAGGATGA
- the fliF gene encoding flagellar basal-body MS-ring/collar protein FliF — protein MPEQLRSIVINLQDFGTKRLAIMAGIALLTLAVIGIGSVYLNRPSYETLYVGLERSDVNQIGMVLSEAGFNFDVGSDGTSVSVPVGTTAKARMLLAEKGLPTSANAGYELFDKVGSLGLTSFMQQVTRVRALEGEIARTIQSLAGVKAARVHIVMSERANFRREEQQPSASVVIRYAGIDGGKAAMSIRHLVAAAVPGLSAEKVTVLDSAGNLLAAGDDPSNTSAARSLGVERTVESQIEDNIRRALTPYLGPDNFRASVKADVNTDTRQTEETIFDPESRVERSVQTVKANENSNQRQAATPATVEQNLPETQAAATDGPQSSSQNDRKEEITNYEINSKKIATVSNGYTVTKMSIAVVVNQQRLLSVLGKDAKPEQIAQRVADIKKMVASATGLDEKRGDIIDVSAVEFIDGLDGQELASPGILDAVASYTGSLINAAAFIIVVFLVAFFGLRPMAAALTNKPAALAGPSFDDVQRSLPNPGAGSEAETPTPALADNSRPAPLDDLRRKLRPAPQDRLARMVDINEERTANILRKWTAQEAAG, from the coding sequence GTGCCGGAACAACTTAGAAGCATCGTCATCAATCTTCAGGATTTTGGCACCAAGCGGCTGGCCATCATGGCTGGCATCGCGCTGTTGACGCTTGCCGTCATCGGTATTGGCTCGGTTTACCTGAACCGCCCCTCCTATGAAACGCTCTATGTCGGCCTCGAACGCTCCGACGTGAACCAGATCGGCATGGTGCTTTCCGAAGCCGGTTTCAATTTCGACGTCGGTTCGGACGGCACCAGCGTGTCGGTTCCTGTCGGCACCACTGCCAAGGCACGCATGCTGTTGGCCGAAAAAGGCCTGCCGACCAGCGCCAACGCCGGCTACGAATTGTTCGACAAGGTCGGCTCGCTTGGCCTTACCTCCTTCATGCAGCAGGTCACCCGCGTACGTGCGCTGGAAGGCGAGATCGCCCGCACCATCCAGTCCCTGGCCGGCGTCAAGGCCGCTCGCGTTCACATCGTGATGTCCGAGCGCGCCAATTTCCGCCGCGAGGAGCAGCAGCCGTCCGCATCCGTGGTCATCCGCTATGCCGGTATCGACGGCGGCAAGGCTGCCATGTCGATCCGCCATCTGGTCGCTGCAGCGGTGCCCGGCCTGTCGGCAGAAAAAGTGACGGTGCTTGATTCGGCCGGCAACCTGCTTGCTGCCGGCGACGACCCATCCAACACCAGCGCAGCCCGCTCGCTCGGCGTCGAACGCACCGTCGAAAGCCAGATCGAGGACAACATCCGTCGCGCACTGACGCCCTACCTCGGTCCGGACAATTTCCGCGCCAGCGTCAAGGCCGACGTCAACACCGACACGCGCCAGACCGAAGAAACCATCTTCGATCCGGAATCGCGGGTCGAGCGTTCCGTCCAGACCGTCAAGGCGAACGAAAACAGCAACCAGCGCCAGGCGGCAACGCCGGCCACGGTTGAACAGAATCTGCCGGAAACACAGGCGGCCGCGACGGACGGTCCACAGTCGAGCTCGCAGAACGACCGCAAGGAAGAGATCACCAACTACGAGATCAATTCCAAGAAGATCGCCACGGTTTCCAACGGCTACACGGTTACCAAGATGTCGATCGCTGTCGTCGTCAATCAGCAGCGATTGCTGTCGGTCCTAGGCAAGGACGCCAAGCCGGAGCAGATCGCCCAGCGCGTCGCCGACATCAAGAAGATGGTTGCCTCGGCTACCGGCCTCGACGAAAAGCGCGGCGACATCATCGATGTCTCGGCGGTCGAATTCATCGACGGGCTGGATGGCCAGGAACTCGCTTCGCCCGGCATCCTCGACGCAGTTGCGAGCTACACCGGCAGCCTGATCAACGCCGCAGCGTTCATCATTGTCGTATTCCTTGTCGCCTTCTTCGGCCTGCGTCCGATGGCTGCGGCACTGACCAACAAGCCGGCAGCGCTGGCCGGTCCGAGCTTCGATGACGTGCAGCGCTCGCTGCCCAATCCGGGCGCTGGCTCCGAAGCGGAAACACCCACTCCCGCGTTGGCCGACAACAGTCGCCCGGCCCCCCTCGACGACCTGCGCAGGAAACTGCGGCCGGCGCCGCAGGACAGGCTCGCCCGCATGGTCGATATCAATGAGGAGCGTACGGCCAACATCCTGCGCAAATGGACGGCCCAGGAAGCCGCGGGCTGA
- a CDS encoding flagellin: MTNASALTALQSLNATNKALEQTQSRISTGYRVSTASDNAAYWSIATTMRSDNKANSVVQDALGLGAGKVDTAYTAMNKAIEVVDAIKQKILLAKASGPEQRSKIQGDIDSLQKQLKDNIAGASYAGTNMLKTDSGVTNASLGIISSYNRDSAGNVTTGMIDIPLNNVRLIDASAAAKAGILDSTGSASTKALLDISVSDLTGVAGTGETAQFDNLLTDVEKVLAKMASAASELGAAKSRVDMQKDFVSKLSDSIDRGVGQLVDADMDRESTRLQALQVQQQLGIQALSIANSSAQNILSLFKS, encoded by the coding sequence ATGACCAACGCCTCGGCGCTGACCGCGCTGCAGAGCCTGAACGCCACCAACAAGGCGCTCGAACAGACCCAGTCGCGCATTTCGACCGGCTACCGCGTCTCGACCGCTTCCGACAATGCCGCCTACTGGTCGATCGCCACCACCATGCGCTCCGACAACAAGGCGAATTCCGTTGTCCAGGACGCGCTCGGCCTCGGAGCCGGCAAGGTCGACACGGCCTACACCGCCATGAACAAGGCGATCGAAGTCGTCGATGCCATCAAGCAGAAGATCCTGCTCGCAAAGGCGTCCGGCCCTGAGCAGCGCAGCAAGATTCAGGGGGACATTGATTCCCTGCAGAAGCAGTTGAAGGACAACATTGCCGGGGCCAGCTACGCCGGCACGAACATGCTGAAGACCGACTCAGGCGTCACGAACGCCAGCCTCGGCATCATCTCTTCCTACAATCGTGATTCCGCCGGCAATGTCACCACCGGCATGATCGACATTCCGTTGAACAATGTCCGCCTGATCGACGCGAGTGCCGCCGCCAAGGCTGGTATCCTGGATTCGACAGGAAGCGCCTCCACCAAAGCGCTGCTGGACATATCGGTCTCCGATCTCACAGGTGTCGCCGGCACGGGCGAAACAGCACAGTTCGACAACCTGCTCACCGACGTCGAAAAAGTGCTTGCCAAGATGGCAAGCGCAGCGTCCGAACTCGGCGCCGCGAAGTCCCGCGTCGACATGCAGAAGGATTTCGTCTCCAAGCTTTCCGATTCGATTGATCGAGGCGTCGGACAACTTGTCGATGCCGATATGGATCGAGAATCGACAAGGCTTCAGGCACTGCAGGTGCAGCAGCAGCTTGGCATCCAGGCTTTGTCGATTGCCAATTCCAGCGCCCAGAACATCCTGTCCCTGTTCAAGAGCTGA
- a CDS encoding flagellin, giving the protein MSSILTNAAALTALQSLNATNKNLQVTQGRIATGMRVAEASDNAAYWSIATTMRSDNKANSVVQDALGLGAGKVDTAYTAMNKAIDVVDQIKQKVLLAKTSSGADRERIQTEIGNLQSQLKDNIAGANYAGSNLLQTSGNAAATDTKLTVMTSYNRDSAGKVTTGTIDVDFKNTRLIDSDASAAASAKTGILDKQFGATGAETTILDLKVSGTGGASTAGDFDALLTGIESALKGMATGAAELGAAKARIDMQKDFVSKLSDSIDRGVGQLVDADMNKESTRLQALQVQQQLGIQALSIANGSSQQILSLFRG; this is encoded by the coding sequence ATGTCCAGCATTCTGACCAACGCCGCCGCCTTGACCGCTCTCCAGAGCCTCAACGCAACCAACAAAAACCTCCAGGTAACCCAGGGCCGCATCGCCACCGGCATGCGCGTTGCTGAAGCTTCCGACAACGCCGCCTACTGGTCGATCGCCACCACCATGCGTTCGGACAACAAGGCCAACTCGGTTGTTCAGGACGCGCTCGGCCTCGGCGCCGGCAAGGTCGACACCGCCTACACCGCCATGAACAAGGCGATCGACGTCGTCGACCAGATCAAGCAGAAGGTACTGCTGGCCAAGACCTCGAGCGGCGCCGACCGCGAACGCATCCAGACGGAAATCGGCAACCTGCAGTCCCAGCTCAAGGACAACATCGCTGGTGCCAACTATGCCGGCTCGAACCTGCTGCAGACCAGCGGCAATGCCGCGGCGACCGACACCAAGTTGACGGTCATGACGTCCTACAACCGCGATTCCGCGGGCAAGGTCACGACCGGTACCATCGACGTCGACTTCAAGAACACCCGACTGATCGATTCGGACGCCTCCGCTGCGGCTTCCGCCAAGACCGGCATCCTGGACAAGCAGTTCGGCGCGACAGGCGCGGAAACCACTATCCTGGACCTGAAGGTGTCCGGCACGGGTGGTGCAAGCACTGCCGGAGACTTCGACGCGCTGCTCACCGGTATTGAATCGGCTCTGAAGGGCATGGCCACCGGCGCCGCCGAACTCGGTGCTGCCAAGGCTCGTATCGACATGCAGAAGGACTTCGTTTCGAAGCTTTCCGACTCGATCGATCGTGGCGTCGGCCAGCTCGTTGACGCCGACATGAACAAGGAATCGACCCGCCTGCAGGCCCTCCAGGTCCAGCAGCAGCTCGGTATCCAGGCTCTGTCGATCGCCAACGGCTCGTCGCAGCAGATCCTGTCGCTCTTCCGCGGCTGA
- a CDS encoding tetratricopeptide repeat protein has protein sequence MPIGSNVRGAATLIRAANGVGIGPALANLSTGVSERDRKNAKKAAKLVKQAHKALEERGSRRAEILLDEAIALLDNPPSVLWCHRLVAASKASNYEYVVENYQRIRDMVTSEDEIVVVERSWIDCLISAGFYEEALRELDSLAVRNALAWSAMKTTLGVIHGRLGNLGKAIAIQKEILAREPSDVLARWNLSIHQLEAGELPEAFDNYEARWDWKDFPSEHRTFEIPRWKGESLEGKKVLVWREQGVGDEIRFAGMLPDLIAAGACITFESARKLAPLFQKSFPEVTVRPEQPAEARKRDDYKGFDFEVPVGSLARYFRPTVADMRSKCRPWLKRDPEIEAQVRSDIGAAPHQPVIGLAWRSSNQNVERNQHYVKGEYLSPLKMLGAAKFICLQYDECSEEVGVMRELGLPLYDFPAIDQMNDLVSAAILPAPAIS, from the coding sequence TTGCCGATCGGAAGCAATGTCCGCGGTGCCGCGACACTCATCCGCGCGGCCAACGGCGTTGGAATTGGGCCGGCCTTGGCCAATCTCTCCACAGGCGTTTCAGAGCGGGACCGGAAAAACGCGAAAAAAGCCGCGAAACTTGTGAAGCAGGCTCACAAGGCTCTTGAGGAACGCGGTTCCAGAAGAGCGGAGATACTGCTTGATGAAGCAATCGCGCTTCTGGACAATCCGCCTTCCGTATTGTGGTGCCATCGCCTCGTCGCAGCATCCAAGGCATCCAACTATGAATACGTTGTCGAAAACTATCAGCGTATCCGAGACATGGTTACGAGTGAGGACGAAATTGTCGTCGTCGAGCGGTCATGGATCGACTGCCTGATTTCAGCGGGCTTCTATGAAGAAGCATTGCGTGAACTCGATTCCCTTGCTGTCCGCAATGCTCTTGCCTGGAGCGCGATGAAGACCACCCTCGGGGTGATTCACGGCCGGCTGGGCAATCTCGGCAAGGCGATTGCCATCCAGAAGGAAATTCTCGCCAGAGAGCCGTCGGATGTGCTCGCACGCTGGAACCTTTCAATCCATCAACTGGAAGCGGGAGAACTGCCGGAGGCGTTCGACAATTACGAGGCCCGATGGGACTGGAAGGATTTTCCGTCAGAGCACCGTACCTTCGAGATACCGCGCTGGAAGGGTGAGAGCCTTGAAGGAAAGAAGGTTCTCGTCTGGCGCGAACAGGGCGTGGGTGACGAAATTCGTTTTGCCGGTATGTTGCCGGACCTCATTGCCGCCGGGGCCTGTATAACTTTCGAAAGTGCCCGCAAGCTCGCACCGCTGTTTCAAAAGTCCTTCCCTGAGGTTACGGTCCGGCCCGAGCAGCCCGCCGAGGCGCGCAAGCGTGACGACTACAAGGGGTTCGATTTCGAGGTGCCGGTCGGCTCGCTGGCGCGGTACTTTCGACCAACCGTTGCGGATATGCGGTCCAAGTGCCGACCATGGCTCAAACGCGATCCCGAGATCGAAGCGCAGGTGCGTTCTGACATCGGCGCGGCACCACACCAGCCTGTCATTGGCCTGGCCTGGCGATCTTCCAACCAGAATGTGGAGCGAAACCAGCACTACGTGAAAGGGGAATATCTTTCACCGTTGAAGATGCTGGGCGCGGCCAAGTTCATCTGCCTCCAGTATGATGAGTGCAGCGAGGAGGTTGGCGTCATGCGCGAGCTTGGCCTGCCTCTCTATGATTTCCCCGCGATAGACCAGATGAACGATCTCGTGTCGGCCGCTATCTTGCCGGCGCCTGCGATATCGTGA
- the fliP gene encoding flagellar type III secretion system pore protein FliP (The bacterial flagellar biogenesis protein FliP forms a type III secretion system (T3SS)-type pore required for flagellar assembly.), with the protein MKKLLVFLTVFAATATAASAQQIDLGGIGQASGTTVATIIQMFGLLTVLSVAPGLLIMVTSFTRFIIAFSILRAGIGLQSTPANLILISLSLFMTFYVMAPTFDRAWANGVKPLMDNQISQQVALERISDPFRTFMLNNVRDKDFDLFADLARERGQTVERGTVDLRILVPAFMISEIRRGFEIGFLIVLPFLVIDLIVATITMAMGMMMLPPTVVSLPFKIMFFVLIDGWNLLVGSLVRSFT; encoded by the coding sequence ATGAAAAAACTCCTCGTCTTCCTGACCGTTTTCGCGGCGACGGCAACAGCCGCGAGCGCCCAGCAGATCGATCTTGGCGGCATCGGCCAGGCGAGCGGCACCACGGTTGCGACCATCATCCAGATGTTCGGGCTGCTCACCGTGCTGTCGGTGGCGCCAGGCCTACTCATCATGGTGACGAGCTTCACCCGCTTCATCATCGCTTTTTCGATCCTGCGTGCCGGTATCGGCCTGCAGTCGACCCCGGCCAACCTGATCCTGATCTCGCTGTCACTGTTCATGACCTTCTATGTCATGGCGCCGACCTTCGATCGCGCCTGGGCCAATGGCGTGAAGCCACTCATGGACAACCAGATCAGCCAGCAGGTGGCGCTGGAGCGCATTTCCGATCCGTTCCGCACCTTCATGCTGAACAATGTGCGCGACAAGGATTTCGACCTGTTCGCCGACCTCGCCCGCGAGCGCGGCCAGACGGTGGAAAGAGGCACGGTCGACCTGCGCATCCTGGTGCCGGCGTTCATGATCTCCGAAATCCGCCGCGGCTTCGAGATCGGCTTCCTGATCGTGCTGCCTTTCCTGGTCATCGACCTGATCGTGGCCACCATCACCATGGCAATGGGCATGATGATGCTGCCACCGACTGTTGTGTCGCTGCCGTTCAAGATCATGTTCTTCGTGCTGATCGACGGCTGGAACCTGCTGGTCGGCAGCCTGGTGCGTTCGTTTACATAG
- a CDS encoding flagellar basal body-associated FliL family protein, translating to MANTEQIAPPKGPSLIIQIAMLLAMTGAALGVGWFAGTYLKNSEKPTQPAKESHEKKATHEAKKEGDTGPALVDLAPMTTNLAAPAEIWARVQLSLVFDGQPPPGMAEDVHQDLLAFLRTVKMHQVEGASGYQHLRADLQERAAIRSGGKVKEVLVRTLLFE from the coding sequence GTGGCCAACACAGAGCAGATAGCGCCGCCGAAAGGCCCCTCGCTCATCATCCAGATAGCGATGTTGCTTGCCATGACCGGCGCGGCATTGGGCGTCGGCTGGTTTGCCGGCACCTACCTCAAGAACTCCGAGAAGCCGACACAGCCGGCCAAGGAAAGCCACGAGAAGAAAGCGACCCACGAGGCCAAGAAGGAAGGCGACACGGGTCCGGCACTGGTTGATCTGGCGCCGATGACCACCAATCTGGCGGCGCCCGCCGAGATCTGGGCCCGTGTGCAGCTTTCCCTGGTTTTCGACGGCCAGCCGCCCCCCGGCATGGCTGAAGATGTGCATCAGGATCTGCTTGCCTTCCTGCGCACCGTGAAGATGCATCAGGTCGAAGGCGCCAGCGGCTATCAGCATCTGCGTGCGGATCTGCAGGAGCGCGCCGCCATCCGCAGCGGCGGCAAGGTCAAGGAAGTACTGGTCAGGACGCTGTTGTTCGAATGA